A single region of the Chloroflexota bacterium genome encodes:
- a CDS encoding isocitrate lyase/PEP mutase family protein has product MTTAKEKRQALRRMLNEPGGHVAPGTHDVISALLVERFGFDLVHISGAGSHRAAGFPDMGLLTLTEQVARATLIADAVTLPVIADCETGHGNVVNTVRAVREFERSGVSGIHIEDQMTPKDPGEGAAFISAQEFAGKIKAAVDTRVDPDFVIIARMDARNEPYEKRLE; this is encoded by the coding sequence GTGACAACTGCGAAGGAGAAGCGGCAGGCCCTGCGCCGGATGCTCAACGAACCCGGCGGCCACGTGGCGCCAGGCACCCATGACGTCATCAGCGCATTGCTGGTCGAGCGATTCGGGTTCGACCTCGTGCACATCTCGGGCGCCGGGTCCCACCGGGCGGCCGGCTTCCCCGACATGGGCCTGCTGACCCTCACTGAGCAGGTTGCGCGAGCTACCCTCATCGCCGACGCGGTGACCCTGCCGGTCATTGCGGACTGCGAGACCGGGCACGGTAACGTCGTCAACACCGTGCGCGCCGTGCGCGAGTTCGAGCGCTCGGGCGTATCGGGCATCCACATCGAGGACCAGATGACGCCGAAAGACCCAGGCGAGGGAGCGGCGTTCATCTCCGCCCAGGAGTTTGCCGGAAAGATCAAAGCCGCCGTGGATACCCGCGTCGATCCGGACTTCGTGATCATCGCGCGCATGGATGCGCGGAACGAGCCATACGAGAAGCGCTTGGAG